The DNA sequence ATTGGATAGTTGGGCAGGAACTCCTCCAAGATCTGTgcggggaagaggagggaggagCGCTCGATGCCCTTGCTGCACATCACCACGGGCACGTTGCGGGAAACAACGTGGTTGCGGAGGATGTGGCTGTTCTTCTGGAGGAACCCGCGGAGGAACTGCGTCGGGATGACGAAGAGGACAATCTCCGCACCTTTCGCGCACTCCTCAGCATCGGCCGTGAAGGTAAGGTTAGCTGGAAGCGGTGCACCGGGAAGGAAATATACGTTTTCGTGCTTCTGGTTCACAACACGGGCCTCATTGGCGTTCATATGCCATACGGACACAGACTCACACTTCTTTGCAAGGACGCACGCCAGAGCGGTACCGAAGGCGCCACTGCCGAACACCGCACCGCGCTTCAGATATGTCACACCGGAGACCATTATGTGTTTGATATGATTTCTTGCTGTCTTTGATATTACTGTAGCTTTTGCTCGTTGATTAATATAACTGAGGCTTGTAGTATTGCTAACCGTGGTTTCGCAAATACGTCCAgtagaaaaaggaaaagagacgGGAAGTTGAAGCAACAGATATGGCGGAGGTGCATGCACTCAACAAAATGCTCGCACACGATGCAGAGTAATCACTACCAGCAGCTTAGACGGAAACCGTTCTATAACCCCGAAGGGGATCTCCATGAATGTGTATACCATTGCCATGAGGCGGCGCACAGGCACATATGCGCATGGTGGAGAGGTTGGCTATTGGTTGGCTAAGCCTCCGTTTtccctacttttttttgggggggggagggatgGGGCTGTAGagttttgtatttatttttatcgtCCCCATTCCTTCACCATTGGTATATTTTTCAATATTTCTATTTCATTCTATCCAGTTTCCGCCCCAACAACGGAAtgtgtaaaaaataaaatgttgGGTTGCCATATTTTATACGTGTACACGCGTAgaccctttttcatttggacccctcctccctttctcaAAGGCCACAGTATGATGGTCAGCAGtgctgttattatcattttttaaaaaaattaactcTCCGTTtcatctctttcccttcccatgGTTGTAACTTGGTTAAGGTTTATAATGCTACGACTTGTTCCCTGCTGTTGTGTCATTTGCTTTCGATTGAGGCGTAACACACTACGTAGATGGCACCATAGCCGTGATTGTCAAACCCAGATGGATTCTCCCACGCGGTGGTATTGTCATCTTCACCCGCTACCAGCGCCACATCCCGATAAGTCACGCGATCATTCTCAGGGCAATCGTCATCACAGTAACATTTTGTTCGTGGACCCGAAGAGTTTACAAACCTGTAAAAGTGCACGCTTTCGCTTCCCAACCTCAGTACAGACGTATTAGAGTGAAATTTCAGCGTTACACGCAGCCCAGCCCGCTTTGCATCATCACCTGCTGGCGTATCGCTCATGCTGGAAGGCTGCGACTCGGAGAACTGAATGGACTCAGTGTATGTAACATGCTTGCCACCACCCCATACGTAGCATAGATGTACCACCGCTCCAGTGTAGAGTGCGTGCGAACCCCTGTATCGGAAAGCAACGGAACTTGTGCTGTCATTTCCCGAAAGCGCTGTAGAATTCAGGACGGTATTCGGTTTATTGCTCAATGGTGGGCACACCTTCGTCTTCGTACCGAGCATGACATCGTCCTTAAACACAAGAACTGTGTCCTCGCTGGCGTTTAACCCTCGGCCTCTGAATGTCGAATTCAGCGATACTTCACCAACACGCCACACATCAGGACTATGGCCAGAGTGCTTGACCACCTGATCTTCCGCCTCAAATACAATATTCGCTGCTGACAACTCCCTGCCTTTATGCAACACGGGTATATACGTTTCCGCACCGTTCTTTGCACACAGGATGTACTCCACGTTGGTTGAGGCACCGAAAATACTCACTGAATTCTCAAACCGCGCAGAGACATAGTCATCTTCATTCTGCGGCAACTCGCAAGCTGATGTATATCTGTTATTAATTAGGCAGAAGTGGAAAACACATCTCTCCCATGAGCGCACAAGTTTCATGTCGGAGGGCATGATACCTGATGACAGTGTTACAGTGGCCGTTTCCTTGAGAGTAAGCTTACCGTCTGGTAGTTCGAAACGAAGATCATACTCACTCACATATAAATGGTTCTTCCCACAATTGCCATTTGTGGGTTCCATTGTGCCTTGCGGGCGTGCTACAGACCATACACCAAGTGATCGGATGTAATAACACACTTTCAGACATTGGTGCGCCTCACCAACAACATCGTACCTGTATACTGTTCCTTTCTCCACTTCAAAACCGTTCTCGGCACGGAATTTATTGGACTGCATACCATGAGTGCACTCCGTATCAACAGAAACGAAATACACTGTATCCGCAGCGGAGAGATCATGCCCATGGAATGTCATGGAACCCGTTTGTCCACCACGCAGAGGATACGGTGCGAGTTCGAAGGAGGGATTGCGGTCGTTGATAGTGATTCTCCCATTCACCTCAGCGGCATTCAGAGACCCACTCTTTCGGTAACACACTCTCAGCATGCCACCACCGTTTGAATCAGGGTCTACAACAACTCGACACCTTGGTGTGTTCCCATTCCTTAACGAGCAGTTAAACCTTGTCACACCATCTTTTTCGTGATCCCCACACGTGTCCAATGACACGAAGGCGGAGTCCCGCGTAGCATCAAGACCCGTGCCATTAAGCTCAATTTCCACCCTTTGCCCAATGACAACTGCGGGTGATACCACTGTGAAGGATGTGGGCTGAAGTACCTCTATCGTAAAATACGATTCCTGCGATTCGTCACCGTCGCCAATCCTTCGCAACTTACTCCATTCGTTGGAGGAGTGATTGTAATAGCATACATTACCCTCCATTTTATCATCAATAAGCATTTTAGTTGAAAAATTGACTCTCGCCATCGCATTCTCAACACTAATTTTTCCAACCTGTAGACCATATAGTAACGGCGCTTTGTCTGAGCAAGCCGAATCTTTCTGtacaattattattttatctcCCTCAGTGGGAGTACTACCACCATGAAGTTGCAGGTAACCTTCCTCACGTGCCTGTGGTCTCACGGGTATTGTGCTGTATGTGTTGGTATTAGTGGCCTCAAAAGTAATGATTGCTCCGGTATTGTCTTTTTTGCCGTCCTCAACTGCGGTGTATGACCTTTCCTGATGTGAGGGGTTGCTACATGCCTCTGCTCCGGCACCGCAGTATGATACACAGATGGCAAAGGTTTTCTTGGTCGACGACGGTTGCAGGGAGAAGGTTCCCGTGATCCTTCCTGTTCCAACACCCTCCAGCTCATTCAATTCGATGGTGTCTTCACTTGCCTTGGCACATAATTCTGAGACATGACTGGCATCACTACATTCCTCCACATTTCcacaggggaaaaggaagatggTACGGTTTCCACCGAAGCCGCTGTTGACGGGGCGTCCCTTCTGTGCTGTTTCCTCCACAGTGAGGCGGAAGAGATCCAACCCATGGGGACTTGGTTCTACACTCAAAGAAAAATCCCTGTAAAGACTTGGCCATACATCCAATTGAGAGCCATCTCCTCCAGAATCCACACGCTTTGCAGGGAAGGTCTTGTTACCAGACACATAACATACACCGTATTTATCCCCCACAGTAAAGATACTACTGCGCACTGTGAACGCCCCCTTGGCATTACCACCGTCGTGATCGACAGTAGAGACGTTGAAGATATCATCTGGAATTGGTTTGCTATTACAATTTTTGGCATTTTCCTGtcgcacaaaataaaacatatcAGTGCTAGAAAACTTCATGTCATCATTACCATCACTGGAACCCTTGCTGAACTCTACTTGTGCGGTTTGATGTAGTGAGAGTTGCACAGCATCTGTAAGCTTGAACTCTACAGTGGCCATTGCTTTACCCACAATAACCAACAGAATCACCGCAAGTAAAGTAGACAGATTCAGACGTCCATGTCTCACGCACTGATTAGTATAGCTCATGTTTCCAACCAAACAACCGTAACACCCTTGCGAGGTACTGCGCGCAATAGCAGTGTTGTATGCGTTCCTTGGCGTACAAACAACCAATAATAtccgcttcttcttcacgtCCGCTTCCGTAGCCACTACCGCGGAACAAATTTGGGGAGATAACTAAAATGTTTTAGCACTACCTGTTTTGCTTTAGGAATATGTAGCGCCGATAATGTGATCCTTCTTTCCTGCGTTGCTGTTGGCTTAATTTTACTTCGATCCTGCTTTCGTTACGTTTTTGTCGGATGTGTGggtgtgtgtatttttatGTGTTTATATGTGCCTAACACAATGGGACAAACCAAATAGGAACGTCGCCGTAACACACACCCAAACAGACACAACAGAAGAGTTTTGTGCGTTTTttgtggatttttttttctatggGATGGTGACGAGAACGCCAATATTCGTTAATGCGAGACGGTATTTACTCACGTGATCAAAATGTCGTGAAGGGAATGTACAGCTTCCCTTAAAACGACAAAGCCTATGGTTGAttttcaaataataataataataattaaagaccaaagtaagaaaaaaaggaaaaaaatgaagagaaaattttgttttcttccttgcctacctcctcccccctttttgctTACTTTCTATGTGTCCTAAATTAGTTTTGCAAGGTGAAGAACCTAGTGATTGATATGTTTCAATCTTTGTAAGGCAGGGTGATGTCGTGCGAATGTATTTGTATGCGAAGGAATTatagaaagaagaaaccagagaaagagaaagagggaaagagagagagagagacaagAGGAAGTACAATTAAAAATGACAGAAATAACATCAGAGAGaatgaaagcaaaacaaaacaaaaaaggaagaatgcAGTGCGTGAAattaagtaaataaaaaatgggCACACAATGCACGAGcagacgcacacacatataataAAGATGGGTAGTAAACAGAGACAAATGCGATTCAAAATCGTAAGGGCATCAGTTAGGAGGGAGAGGGCAAGGATAAATAgacataaaaaagaaaatgcatgAGCCAGAAAAAAACGGCTGTTGCCAAGCGTGTGCATCCGCAAGGACGAAAGAAGTAGAACAAACCAGTtagagcaaaaacaacaacagaaacgcaacaacaacaacacacacaaacacaaaaaaaacacataaactTCGGTAGGAACACCTTTTGCACGTATAaatatacttatatatataaatacatgcAACTTGATGAATGAAGCGGGAGAAAAAAgtagagagaaagagggaaacaatCACAGCattaatgataacaataacagccGATGGCTAAGGTAAATAGAAAtcccccttctctttccttctttttctcccttttcacATACGCATGCACCTGAAGAATTGGTGTGATGACAGGAAACTAGTTCGATGCTAGAAAAGGGTGGTGGGGAAACTacaagagaaagaaaaaaaaagggtaaagGTATAACAAACAAGAAGCCTTCTCTATCTCatgtgcttttctttttaaatttttttgtattctaTTTTAAATCTAAGTtacgtatatatttatacatatatatatataaatatatacgcaTGCATTAAactttccccattttttccattcccttcccttcctcacaatcatttccttctctgtcatttctttcccttaAACACTCACttttactcctttttttctttaaataacaataatataatGGTATAAAAATACCAAATGTACGACGCAAGGTTATTGGACGTTTCTTCtaagtacaaaaaaaaaagacacaaaataAAGTGGAGGCTTCGGTTCACCAATTCGATTGAAACAAAgacgacaacaaaaaaaaaagaaaaaagaaacaaactgTTACAAGCTATAGAAGGGACACGGGATGAGAACTGACgctgattaaaaaaaaaaaggacaacaTCAACGacaacagaacaaaaacgtGATGGAATATGGCGTGTCAAATTAGAcggcaaaacaaacaataacagTAAAAACGGCAACACCaatagtgaaaaaaaaaacaattagtgtcaaacaaaaaaaaaaagaaaaaacgaaacgaaactACGGCAacaaacaatagtaataataatagtaataataactttCGCCTcaatttccttctttccttaacTCACTTCCATTCATCCATTCATTCACTCATTCCcttcgtcttcttcattCTTCTTCAATTACTTTGCACGTGCGTGTGTAcatgtatttttcttcctgcttCCGCATTTGTGTGCTTGTTCGCCTTTTCtccaaaagcaaacaaaaagaagggagagagagagagagagagggggggggggggcgggaaagaaaaaagaaaaaaaaacatatagaCGGATTTTTAAACTTTCGCCTTGTCTCTCCGTCTGTTCGACTTTCTGGTGTAAATGTTTCATTTCGtcatcttttcttcactcactCACGCAACACAAATTCAAATACAAAAGTACAGATACCGTCACAGTTCAACCACGTCGCAAGTAAGCAAAGTAACgaagaacgaaaaaaaaaaagggagaaagaaaaaaaaaattacaacaATACGAAATGCCAAACAGATGAGGGTTAGAAGATGAACAACCAAGTGGCATCCAAGCAAACGGGTAACCAAGAGGCGgttgttcatatatatatatatatatgtgtgtgtatatataaaggaaaaaagagaactaaCCAATAATAATCAAATTATTGTAATtgtaataacaacagcatccGCAGCtgcaggaaaaggaaaagaaaaaaagtccggaaaagaaaagcaacaacaacaacgacgacaacacaaagcagatgaaaacaacaacaataaccaaAGTAGATATGGACAAGTAGGATTCTTCACGAGGCTACGCGCCTTTCGGTATTTGGCTTGCAAGATGTGGATTAAAGCTGCATATTTCATCCCAGAATGCCCTACGGAGGGAGTCAAGACTCATTTCCTGCATTTCATATGGCCACGCGAAGGATGTCGGACACACCGGCTCGTCCACTTCATCATGCAACGGTGCCATGAATGGATGGCGAAGTAATTCAGCCGCTGATGGCCTTTTCCGCGGGTCAAGCTCCCACATTTGGCTGAGAAAATCAATTCCATCTGCACTTGTCAACCCGGGCACAAGTTTGCCCATGTCCAATTCGCCATCAGGAAGTTGATTTAACTTCTCCAACGCCTCTGCACTCTCTACCATATCCCTTGGAGGCTTCCCAATATGTGTGCAAATGAGCCGCAGCTGATCAATCGTGTTTCGGCCCGGAAGGACTGGCTTGCGATTGTACATTTCTGCCATAATGCAACCGACTGACCAAATGTCTACCGCGGTGTCGTAGTAACTGTTTTCTAGAAGCAGTTCCGGCGGTCGGTACCAGCGTGTAATGACGTAGTCAGTCAAATCATGATGTGGGATAGTGACGCTACGGGAAAGACCGAAGTCAATAATCTTCAGCTCGCACGAGATGTCAGTGACTAGGTTGGCTGGTTTCAAGTCACGGTGTGCCACACCGGCACTATGTAAATATTTTAAACCCCGAAGTATTTGATAAATGAAGTACCGGACGTGAGTTTCCTCTAGCACCTGACGCGAGCGAAGCACAACATTCATATCAACATCCTTCAGGGGCGTTACTATGTAAACATCACGGAATTCATTGTAGCCCTTCATGGGCGGCAATATATCCATGACATGTAACAAATTCTCGTGCCTGAAGAAGCGCATCATCGCAACCTCACGCAGAACGCGCCTGCCATCATCCAAGTCACGGAATACCTCTCGGCACTTTTTTATCGATACCTTCTCCTGTGTTTCTTCATTCAAGCAACTGCACGCAATACCATAAGCTCCCATACCAAGTATTTTCAAAAGTGTGTACTTCCGTGGAACCTCAAACTCGGATCCACCAACATTGTACACCTTAAAGCCCCCTACAATTGTAGGCTCGCACAACTCTTGATTACTTTTGTGCATTGCTTATCACGGTGATgttcccctcctcttcccacAACCTAGTTCAACCTTTTCTTCtattctttccttcactctATCCgactcttctttcttcttctgtttcaaaaaatacctttttttcttaccctttagcttctcctctttttgaaAAATGGGAAAATTAATAAttgtcctttatttttttcttccctccgtctccgtttcctcctcctccttggCTCGAAGTGTAACGCTTCCCCAAGCAGAAATAAGGCACCACAGTGTATAGAAGCAAACCGAcagcaaaataaataataataatggtaatgatgataatggcACGGCGGTTACCTTCTTCTATGTGCCTTTATTatcagttattattattgtcgcggttgatgatgatgacgacggtgatgttattatttttttgttcactcCCTTTTTGCTTGGGTTGTTGGCCCTCAGGATGTATGAGGAACGCAATCTAACTGTATGAAGATGCGAGTTTTTCGTGCCTTCGAAgcacttccttcctttcttctctgttttgctttctcctCAAGGTTGGCGATAAtactctccctctttttgtttctctttcctctcaAAATTTTTTGTAATGTGTCGGTACGTACACGCTCACTATCTAAATCTTTATGGTGTGCGCTGCTACCGGCACCAATGACtttgtataaatatatacaaataaataaatataaatataaatataaatatatatatgtgtacgcctgtttctgtttcttaaGTTGTTGAAGGCCCTATGGTGAAGTCCTTTTTACACTCCCAATTTCTtactcttttcccttttttttcccccctccctcttaaaggcctcctcttcactttccttttcccccctttcttctattttttcgcCTGTAGCCCCTACCGCTACCCCTTCcgtgttattattttccggCTTTGTTGAACTGCTCCGGTAGCCGCTTACTTAAGTGacgtcttcctttttcttttacttttacttttttactttttcttcttcactttcccctgcccactcctttttcctcgtgtaaatataaatatttctttgttattttattttccccaccccctttccttctctaaTGATTTATACGGTGGTAtcactttattttattttcttcagtcCTTTTGGTCACCGACTCACCGGGTTGCAGTCGCCAGCCAAACGTCACTCCGTTTCAGCTGTCTAATTTGCAGCAAACCAATCAATCAACCCGTTAATTTTAGGGCAGTACCcgttaaaaattaaaaaaaaaccctttcCCCGTCACTTAGTTTGTAAGGCCGCCGTGATGGAGGACGGAGAGGGTTGCGTTGGCTTCTTTaaaactcttttctttttcttttttttgttttgttttatattgctatttttgttttaaagtaggggtaaaaaagaaaaaaaagagaaatgagggATACGTGTGAAGggaacgaaagaaaagaaaaagaaaaaaattaagaagaatagagaaaaagaaaaaggggtaaAACTAAAAgacttttgctttttgtatttccttctttctttttattctcctttcctttacgCTATAcataaaacaataaaaacaacaacaacagcaacaataaaaagaaaaggaggtaagagaagagaggaaatagATGATAACCGGATATCAAAGTTTCAATTCGCAAGAGGAACAGAAGGAAgcataaatacatatatattcacacacacacacacggagagagagaaagagaaaggaggtggtgacACAAAATTCAACATAAGGGAAgcacaaatgaagaaattaAGTTACTTCGTGGCCAATGGTTGGTGAGGGAGAAAATGGTGGAATCGTTACGCTTTGGGatgaaaacagacaaaacaaggcagaaaacaaaaaaaaaggagatggaGCGGCGAAGGGtcaaataaacacacaaacacaagcaacaaaaaaaaaaaaagaataaataagtaaatgaaaagaaaaggacggaagaaaaggaaaatcaCACAGTGATATTCCCACAACATTTgcccctccttttcattcCCCTATCCTTTCCCATAAGCACCGTGGCACATTTATGAATGCATCCATATCTATTTAATGCTCCTTTGCATAACTCCAACATCTTCTCACCATTGGGAttatatttcctttccttttccctttccctttccattccccacattttttcaaaatttccccttctttcctggCCTTTAGGCTTGCgcgccttctttttttttttcccccttttaactctctctctctccatCTATGAATgcacttcctcctccattcccctttctctccttcacgCTAAATAATAAACTGTCAAACAGTTATCAAAAAGTACCCGCAGCAGCACCAGCACGGGCAAAGGGAGAAGAACTATAGTGAACAACCTTCAACATGAACAGGTAAGAGATGGAGGCAAGcctgcagaagaaaaaaaaataaaccaagAAGGAAATACGCGCCGTGGGTGAGTACAGCCAAACCCATCCATAAGCATaagatgttttttttttaaaaaaatgtgtcACTACATAtacgtatgtat is a window from the Trypanosoma brucei brucei TREU927 chromosome 8, complete sequence genome containing:
- a CDS encoding mitogen-activated protein kinase 3, putative, whose translation is MHKSNQELCEPTIVGGFKVYNVGGSEFEVPRKYTLLKILGMGAYGIACSCLNEETQEKVSIKKCREVFRDLDDGRRVLREVAMMRFFRHENLLHVMDILPPMKGYNEFRDVYIVTPLKDVDMNVVLRSRQVLEETHVRYFIYQILRGLKYLHSAGVAHRDLKPANLVTDISCELKIIDFGLSRSVTIPHHDLTDYVITRWYRPPELLLENSYYDTAVDIWSVGCIMAEMYNRKPVLPGRNTIDQLRLICTHIGKPPRDMVESAEALEKLNQLPDGELDMGKLVPGLTSADGIDFLSQMWELDPRKRPSAAELLRHPFMAPLHDEVDEPVCPTSFAWPYEMQEMSLDSLRRAFWDEICSFNPHLASQIPKGA